The window TTATACCCAATACTCCAGCACCCCAATCCGGCCTTCGTAGCCGAATCTACTTCGGCGGAGTAGGCCGCTCCACTGCTTCAAGCTCAAATTTTCCAGTACTCCAGCATTTCATTATTACCTTTCGATCACCGATTCTTTCTTGATTTGAAACCCATCTTCAGATAAACCCAAAAAACCTTAATATCCCACACACAGCCTTAAACTGGCTTGTGCTGCTTATCTTTTAACAACAGGGTTAAATTAAACATCGATTGCGACGTGAACTAAAAATTGCGGTGCGGGAGCTGGTCGAATATGTGCTGCGATCCGGGGATCTGGCCTTTGAGTTTCTGGGATCCAGCCGCCCGGTCGAGGCCATTCGGGCCCATCAAAAAATCCAGAGCTCACGCCCCGCCACCTACCAGCCCGAAGTAGCGATCAGCCACCAGGTTGAAACCGATCGTTTCCGCCTCCATATCGGCGGCCGCATCGATGGCGTATTTACCGACGCGGCGCCTGCCATCATCGAAGAAATAAAAACCACCAGCCGCGATCCGGCTTATTTTGCAAAAAACGAGAATCCGGTTCATTGGGGGCAGGCCAAAACCTATGCTTACATATATGGGCGCCAAATGGGGTTGGACGAGTTGGCCGTTCAGCTGACCTATTACCAGATCGATACCGGCAACCACCGTGAAATCAAGCGTGTCTTTGACATTTCAGAGCTGGAGCTGTTTTTTGGCGACCTGGTGTCCCGTTACCTGGTATGGGCCGCAACCCTGGCCGATTGGTCTGAACGCCGGGATGAATCCATTCAGGATCTGGCGTTTCCTTTCGAAAGCTATCGCCCCGGGCAGCGCCAGATGGCAGTTGAGGCATATCGCACCATTTGCAATGGCGGGCAGCTGATGGTTCAGGCGGCCACCGGTATCGGCAAAACCATCGCCGTGCTCTATCCGGCCGTTAAATCCCTGGTTGAAAACCACGATCAAAAGATTTTTTATTTGACCGCGCGCACCACCGGGAAAATCGTGGCTGAAAAAGCCGTTACCGAATTACGGGCCAAAGGTCTCAAACTCAAATCGTTAACCCTGACGGCCAAAGACAAGATTTGTTTTTGCCCCCAGAGTGCCTGCCACCCGGATGAATGTGAATTTGCCAGGGGTCATTACGATCGCATCAATGCGGCTGTCGAAGACATTTTTAAACAGGACGCCTTTAGCCGCGAGCAGATCATCGCTACGGCACGCGCATTCAGCGTTTGCCCGTTTGAGTTCTCACTGGAGCTGGCGACCTGGGCTGACTGCATCATCTGCGACTACAATTACAGTTTCGATCCACGTGTCTATTTGCGGCGGTTTTTCCAGGAGGATAGCGGTGCCTATATCTTTTTAATCGATGAAGCTCATAACCTGGTGGATCGCTCGCGAGAAATGTTTTCAGCCGAAATTTTCAAACAACCGGTTTTAGATGTTCGCCGGCAACTCAAAAAAGAACTGCCGCATGTGTATAAAAGTCTGGGCCGCATCAATGCGTGGCTGGTAAAGGCCCGCAAAAAATGTGAGGCCTCAGGCAATCCGCTCGCAGAGGAGGATCTTCCGGATGAACTGATTCCGCTTTTGCGGGGGTTTTTGTTTATCACCGAGCGCTGGCTTTCAAAAAACTTCAAAACCGCTTTTCGCGAAAGCTTACTCGATCTTTATTTTGCCGTTTCCGGTTTCATTCGAGTCGTCGATCAATATGATCAAAGCTACACCACCTGCTACGAGAAAATCGGAAAAGACCTGAAAATCAGGCTGTTCTGTATGGACCCGACGCTTCATCTCGAAAGGGCGTTGGAGCGATGCCGCACGGCTGTATTTTTTTCAGCCACCATGACACCCATTGAATATTTCAAACAAATACTAGGCTGCCAGCCGACGGCTTCCTACCTGATACTGCCATCGCCCTTTCCCAGTGATAACCTGGGTCTGTTCATCGCTGATCACATTTCAACTTACTATCGCCAGCGGGACCAGACGGTCAACCAGGTCAACCAGGTCATCTCGACCCTGATCGCCCAAAAGAGCGGAAATTACCTGCTGTATTGTCCTTCGTATGTCTATCTGCGCAAGATTTTCGATGCCTTTACAACTCGCAACCCGCACACCGAAACCATTTTGCAAAGGCCCAACATGTCGGAGCCTGAAAGAGAGGCGTTTTTAGAACAGTTTTCCCGGGACAACCGACAAACGCTCGTCGGATTTGCCGTAATGGGCGGTATTTTCGGAGAGGGCATCGATCTGGTCGGCGATCGCCTGGTGGGAGCGATGGTGGTTGGGGTTGGATTGCCGGGGATCAGCCTGGAAAGAGAATTGATCAAAGAATATTTTACCCGTACCCTAAATGCCGGATTCGAATATGCCTATCTTTACCCCGGCATCAACCGTGTGTTGCAA of the Desulfobacterales bacterium genome contains:
- a CDS encoding ATP-dependent DNA helicase; protein product: MRRELKIAVRELVEYVLRSGDLAFEFLGSSRPVEAIRAHQKIQSSRPATYQPEVAISHQVETDRFRLHIGGRIDGVFTDAAPAIIEEIKTTSRDPAYFAKNENPVHWGQAKTYAYIYGRQMGLDELAVQLTYYQIDTGNHREIKRVFDISELELFFGDLVSRYLVWAATLADWSERRDESIQDLAFPFESYRPGQRQMAVEAYRTICNGGQLMVQAATGIGKTIAVLYPAVKSLVENHDQKIFYLTARTTGKIVAEKAVTELRAKGLKLKSLTLTAKDKICFCPQSACHPDECEFARGHYDRINAAVEDIFKQDAFSREQIIATARAFSVCPFEFSLELATWADCIICDYNYSFDPRVYLRRFFQEDSGAYIFLIDEAHNLVDRSREMFSAEIFKQPVLDVRRQLKKELPHVYKSLGRINAWLVKARKKCEASGNPLAEEDLPDELIPLLRGFLFITERWLSKNFKTAFRESLLDLYFAVSGFIRVVDQYDQSYTTCYEKIGKDLKIRLFCMDPTLHLERALERCRTAVFFSATMTPIEYFKQILGCQPTASYLILPSPFPSDNLGLFIADHISTYYRQRDQTVNQVNQVISTLIAQKSGNYLLYCPSYVYLRKIFDAFTTRNPHTETILQRPNMSEPEREAFLEQFSRDNRQTLVGFAVMGGIFGEGIDLVGDRLVGAMVVGVGLPGISLERELIKEYFTRTLNAGFEYAYLYPGINRVLQAAGRVIRTENDRGVVLLIDQRYAHYQYKTLLREEWDPIHVQDTQQLADHLQNFWNQNSSPQRRRERED